From the genome of Parazoarcus communis, one region includes:
- a CDS encoding NAD(P) transhydrogenase subunit alpha, producing MPLLIGVPAETVDGERRLSVVPDVVKKYQGLGAHVVMQVGAGVPAHFRDEAFAEVSLVDDVAAVFGEAEVVLCVQPPTTASIAAMKPGSVLLGMLQPWADAERVKLLQEKQITAFALELLPRISRSQSMDALSSQAAVAGYECALIAADHSPKFFPMLTYAAGTIRPAKVLVIGAGVAGLQAIATARRIGAMVEAYDVRPETREQIESLGAKFVDTGVAAAGTGGYARELTDEEKARQAERLAKAVGQCDALITTAAIPGKRAPQIISADMIARMKPGAVVVDMAAESGGNVEGTVAGEKVWINDVLVIGPTHITSRMPVHASEMYAKNLFNFISPFIKDGALALDWEDEVMAGCCLTHAGEVRHAGVKQILGL from the coding sequence ATGCCTCTGTTGATCGGAGTGCCAGCGGAGACCGTTGATGGAGAACGACGCTTGTCGGTCGTGCCGGATGTGGTCAAGAAATATCAGGGCCTCGGTGCCCATGTGGTGATGCAGGTCGGCGCAGGCGTGCCGGCGCATTTCCGTGATGAAGCGTTTGCCGAGGTCAGTCTGGTCGATGACGTCGCTGCGGTGTTCGGCGAAGCGGAGGTGGTGCTGTGCGTGCAGCCGCCGACGACGGCGTCGATCGCGGCGATGAAGCCGGGCAGCGTGCTGCTGGGCATGCTGCAGCCGTGGGCGGACGCCGAGCGGGTGAAGCTGCTGCAGGAGAAGCAGATCACCGCCTTTGCGCTCGAACTGCTGCCGCGCATCTCGCGCTCGCAGAGCATGGACGCGCTCTCCAGCCAGGCCGCAGTGGCCGGCTACGAGTGCGCGCTGATTGCCGCGGACCACTCACCCAAGTTCTTCCCCATGCTCACCTACGCTGCAGGCACCATCCGCCCGGCCAAGGTGCTGGTGATCGGTGCCGGCGTGGCCGGACTGCAGGCGATTGCCACCGCGCGCCGCATCGGCGCCATGGTCGAAGCCTACGACGTGCGCCCCGAAACCCGTGAGCAGATCGAATCGCTCGGCGCCAAGTTCGTCGACACCGGCGTGGCCGCAGCGGGCACGGGTGGCTATGCGCGCGAACTCACCGACGAAGAGAAAGCCAGACAGGCCGAGCGCCTGGCCAAGGCTGTGGGCCAGTGCGATGCGCTGATCACCACCGCCGCGATTCCGGGCAAGCGGGCACCGCAGATCATCAGCGCGGACATGATCGCGCGCATGAAACCCGGCGCCGTAGTCGTCGACATGGCCGCCGAGAGCGGCGGCAACGTCGAAGGCACGGTCGCGGGCGAGAAGGTGTGGATCAACGACGTGCTCGTGATCGGTCCCACCCATATCACCAGCCGCATGCCGGTGCACGCCTCGGAAATGTACGCCAAGAACCTGTTCAACTTCATTTCGCCCTTCATCAAGGACGGCGCGCTCGCGCTCGACTGGGAAGACGAAGTCATGGCCGGATGCTGTCTCACTCACGCGGGCGAAGTGCGCCACGCGGGTGTGAAGCAGATCCTCGGTCTGTAA
- the glcE gene encoding glycolate oxidase subunit GlcE, translating into MSDLVSAWAEQIRGAAASGTPLCIEGGGTKRFLGREAQGEVLNVAAHAGVVSYEPTELVVTARGGTPLADLEAVLAEQNQFLAFEPPHFGAGATLAGCVAAGLSGPRRASAGAVRDFMLGVKIVDGRGEVMSFGGQVMKNVAGYDVSRLIAGSLGTLGIILEVSLKVLPRPVAEQTLRFQLSESEAIDRFNEWGGQPLPVSASAWADGALTLRLSGAEAAVSAACSRLGGDALDEQAAPMFWQSLREQQGDFFADSADMPLWRLSVPSVAEPLQLAGRQLIEWGGAQRWLISDAPADEIRARAAALGGHASLFRGGDRSSDVFTPLAAPLLTIHRRLKAAFDPAGILNPGRLYQGI; encoded by the coding sequence ATGAGTGACTTGGTTTCGGCCTGGGCCGAGCAGATTCGGGGGGCGGCCGCCAGCGGCACGCCGCTGTGCATCGAGGGCGGCGGCACCAAGCGCTTTCTGGGCCGCGAGGCTCAGGGCGAGGTGTTGAACGTTGCCGCGCATGCGGGGGTTGTCAGCTATGAGCCAACCGAGTTGGTGGTGACGGCGCGCGGCGGCACGCCGCTTGCCGATCTGGAGGCCGTGCTTGCCGAGCAGAACCAGTTCCTCGCTTTTGAACCGCCGCACTTCGGCGCAGGCGCGACGCTTGCAGGCTGCGTGGCGGCAGGGCTTTCGGGGCCGAGGCGGGCATCGGCCGGCGCGGTTCGCGACTTCATGCTCGGTGTAAAGATTGTCGACGGTCGCGGCGAAGTGATGTCCTTCGGCGGGCAGGTGATGAAGAACGTTGCGGGCTACGACGTATCGCGGCTGATCGCTGGCAGCCTGGGCACCCTGGGCATCATTCTCGAAGTGTCGCTTAAGGTACTGCCACGCCCGGTGGCGGAGCAGACCCTGCGGTTCCAGCTCTCCGAGTCGGAAGCCATCGACCGGTTCAACGAATGGGGTGGTCAGCCTTTGCCGGTGTCCGCCTCGGCATGGGCGGACGGCGCGCTCACGCTGCGGCTGTCGGGGGCGGAAGCGGCGGTGAGCGCGGCGTGTTCCCGGCTCGGAGGTGATGCGCTGGATGAACAGGCCGCCCCGATGTTCTGGCAGTCCCTGCGTGAGCAGCAGGGTGATTTCTTTGCAGACAGCGCCGACATGCCCTTGTGGCGCTTGTCGGTACCCAGCGTGGCGGAACCACTGCAGCTTGCTGGCAGGCAGCTCATCGAATGGGGTGGCGCGCAGCGCTGGCTCATCTCGGACGCGCCTGCTGACGAGATCCGCGCCCGCGCTGCGGCGCTCGGCGGGCATGCAAGCCTGTTCCGTGGCGGCGATCGCAGCAGCGACGTGTTTACCCCGCTCGCTGCGCCCTTGCTGACCATCCACCGGCGCCTGAAGGCGGCCTTCGATCCCGCGGGGATTCTCAACCCCGGCCGGCTCTACCAAGGAATCTGA
- the folK gene encoding 2-amino-4-hydroxy-6-hydroxymethyldihydropteridine diphosphokinase, whose translation MSSTLVRAYVAFGANLGEPRAALDCAIQALSALHGTRVVAFSSCYRTAPVGVEGEQPDYTNAVIAIDTTLAPRPLLESLLAIEHAGGRTRDYHQAPRTMDLDLLLHGDAIVDEPGLVLPHPRMHQRAFVLQPLAEIAPDASVPGIGQVTDLLPGVADQQISRL comes from the coding sequence ATGAGCTCAACCCTCGTGCGTGCGTACGTCGCGTTTGGTGCCAACCTGGGGGAACCGCGCGCAGCGCTCGATTGCGCCATCCAGGCGCTGTCAGCACTTCACGGAACCCGTGTCGTCGCCTTCTCGTCGTGTTACCGCACCGCGCCGGTTGGCGTGGAAGGCGAGCAGCCGGACTACACCAATGCCGTCATCGCGATCGACACCACGCTCGCGCCACGGCCCCTGCTTGAATCCCTGCTCGCAATCGAACATGCCGGCGGGCGCACCCGCGACTACCATCAGGCGCCGCGGACCATGGATCTCGATCTCCTCCTGCACGGCGACGCGATCGTCGACGAGCCGGGCCTGGTGCTGCCGCATCCGCGCATGCACCAGCGTGCATTCGTACTGCAGCCACTGGCAGAGATCGCGCCCGATGCCTCGGTTCCGGGCATCGGCCAGGTAACAGACCTTCTGCCCGGCGTGGCCGACCAGCAGATTTCCCGCCTCTGA
- a CDS encoding HAD family hydrolase produces the protein MDLVLFDLDNTLLAGDSDFAWAQFLIGKGVLDREVQEAKNIAFYEQYKNGTLDIHEFLDFQLAPLARHPREQLDMWHREFMEQSIRPMITPKARALVEQHRSSGAMVAVVTATNSFVTGPIVREFGIPHLIATIPAQENGQFTGKPRGIPSFKAGKIERVDAWLESLGLHDGSFDSTWFYSDSHNDLPLMQRVQQPVAVDPDDTLRAYAASHAWPVISLR, from the coding sequence ATGGATCTCGTACTGTTCGACCTCGACAACACCCTGCTTGCCGGCGACTCAGACTTCGCCTGGGCTCAGTTCCTGATTGGCAAGGGCGTACTCGACCGTGAAGTGCAGGAGGCGAAGAACATCGCCTTTTACGAACAGTACAAGAATGGCACCCTCGACATTCACGAGTTCCTCGACTTCCAGCTTGCACCGCTCGCCCGCCACCCACGCGAACAACTCGACATGTGGCACCGCGAGTTCATGGAACAGAGCATTCGGCCGATGATCACCCCGAAGGCCAGAGCCCTGGTCGAGCAGCACCGCTCAAGCGGCGCGATGGTCGCGGTGGTTACGGCAACCAACAGCTTCGTCACCGGCCCGATCGTGCGCGAATTCGGCATTCCACACCTGATCGCCACCATCCCCGCCCAGGAGAACGGCCAGTTCACCGGCAAGCCACGCGGCATCCCCTCGTTCAAGGCGGGCAAGATCGAACGCGTCGATGCCTGGCTCGAATCCCTCGGCCTCCACGATGGCAGCTTCGACAGCACGTGGTTCTACAGCGACTCGCACAACGACCTGCCGCTGATGCAGCGCGTGCAGCAGCCGGTTGCGGTCGACCCGGACGACACCCTGCGCGCATACGCAGCCAGCCACGCCTGGCCGGTGATCTCGCTGCGCTGA
- a CDS encoding PP2C family protein-serine/threonine phosphatase, producing MPISVETCVARHIGDRKEQQDRVALFAHPTRRGTMMAVLADGMGGHSGGAMAAEQVMLKARQNFEAFAPMHETPEHLLDGVINEAHTVIRLTRFTSEQDPHSTVVVFMLFDGQAYWAHCGDSRLYHFRDGKPLARSLDHSLVGELQRKGRLDEAAALNHPQRNVLLSCLGSDRLPQINHGCTSSLAGGDSFLICSDGLWAYFSDQELADALHSRKAREAAQFLIDEARVRAEGYGDNISLAIINFVEVPAVAAIANS from the coding sequence ATGCCCATTTCCGTCGAAACCTGTGTAGCGCGTCATATCGGCGACCGCAAGGAGCAGCAGGATCGCGTTGCACTGTTTGCGCATCCGACGCGACGCGGCACGATGATGGCGGTGCTTGCCGATGGCATGGGCGGTCATAGTGGCGGCGCCATGGCGGCAGAGCAGGTGATGCTCAAGGCCAGGCAGAACTTCGAGGCCTTCGCGCCCATGCACGAAACGCCCGAACATCTGCTGGATGGCGTGATCAATGAAGCGCATACGGTCATCCGCCTGACCCGCTTCACCAGCGAGCAGGACCCGCACAGCACGGTCGTCGTCTTCATGCTTTTCGACGGCCAGGCTTACTGGGCGCATTGCGGCGACTCGAGGCTCTATCATTTTCGCGATGGAAAGCCGCTGGCTCGAAGCCTCGATCATTCGCTGGTGGGCGAACTGCAGCGCAAGGGCAGGCTGGATGAGGCTGCCGCGCTCAACCACCCCCAGCGCAACGTACTGCTGTCATGTCTTGGCAGCGACCGCTTGCCCCAGATCAATCATGGCTGCACTTCATCGCTTGCGGGCGGCGACAGCTTCCTGATCTGCTCCGACGGTCTTTGGGCCTATTTCTCCGATCAGGAACTCGCGGACGCGCTCCATTCACGCAAGGCGCGTGAGGCTGCGCAGTTTCTCATCGACGAGGCGCGGGTTCGTGCCGAGGGCTATGGAGACAATATCTCCCTGGCCATCATCAATTTTGTCGAAGTGCCTGCAGTGGCGGCTATCGCGAACAGCTGA
- the pcnB gene encoding polynucleotide adenylyltransferase PcnB, producing the protein MIRKLLRKVFTRVATPVRTDPALIPVDLHGIRSEQLSPAARKTCAVLQENGHKAYVVGGAVRDLLIGHPPKDYDVATSATPEQVRALFRRSRIIGRRFKIVHVMSGPETIEVSTFRASQDAETDEHGRVLHDNVYGSQEEDASRRDFTVNALYYDPGTETIIDYHHGVADVRQKTLRIIGDPRTRYREDPVRMLRAVRLGAKLGLSIDPAARAPIREMAVLLENVPAARLFDEMLKLLFSGYAVKCLTQLREEGLHHGLLPLLDVILEQPMGERFVWLSLENTDERVRQDKSVSPGFLFATLLWHEVLKAWEVRKSAGVANQPALFEAMDEVLDTQARKLAITRRIVGDIKDIWALQPRFDKRAGKTPYRLIEQPRYRAGWDFLRLRAQSGEIPMEIPDWWNNFAHAGHDQRENLLRAAPQTADAPAKKRRRKRRKPAAADGEAAMADSSAE; encoded by the coding sequence ATGATTCGAAAACTGCTACGCAAGGTTTTTACCCGCGTTGCCACCCCTGTCCGCACCGACCCGGCCCTGATTCCCGTCGACCTGCATGGCATTCGCAGCGAACAGCTTTCGCCCGCTGCGCGCAAGACCTGCGCCGTGCTGCAGGAGAACGGTCACAAGGCCTATGTGGTTGGCGGCGCAGTGCGTGACCTGCTGATCGGCCACCCCCCCAAGGATTACGATGTGGCCACCAGCGCCACACCGGAACAGGTTCGCGCACTGTTCCGGCGCTCGCGCATCATCGGCCGCCGCTTCAAGATCGTGCACGTGATGAGTGGGCCCGAGACCATCGAAGTCTCGACCTTCCGCGCCAGTCAGGACGCCGAGACCGACGAGCACGGACGCGTCCTGCACGACAACGTTTACGGTTCGCAGGAAGAAGACGCCAGCCGGCGCGATTTCACCGTCAATGCGCTGTACTACGACCCGGGCACCGAAACCATCATCGATTACCACCACGGCGTTGCCGATGTGCGGCAGAAGACGCTGCGCATCATCGGCGACCCGCGCACACGGTATCGCGAAGATCCGGTGCGGATGCTGCGCGCCGTGCGCCTCGGCGCCAAGCTGGGGCTGTCGATCGACCCGGCCGCGCGCGCGCCGATCCGCGAGATGGCCGTCCTGCTGGAAAACGTGCCCGCGGCACGCCTGTTCGACGAGATGCTCAAGCTGCTGTTTTCGGGCTACGCGGTCAAGTGCCTGACCCAGTTGCGCGAAGAAGGACTGCATCACGGCCTGCTGCCACTGCTCGACGTCATCCTCGAACAGCCGATGGGCGAGCGCTTCGTGTGGCTGTCGCTGGAGAACACCGACGAACGCGTGCGCCAGGACAAATCCGTCTCGCCGGGCTTCCTCTTCGCCACCTTGCTGTGGCACGAAGTGCTCAAGGCCTGGGAGGTTCGCAAGAGTGCCGGCGTCGCAAACCAGCCCGCACTGTTCGAGGCGATGGACGAAGTCCTCGATACACAGGCGCGCAAGCTCGCGATCACCCGCCGCATCGTTGGCGACATCAAGGACATCTGGGCACTGCAACCGCGCTTCGACAAGCGTGCAGGCAAGACGCCCTACCGCCTGATCGAGCAGCCGCGCTACCGCGCCGGCTGGGATTTCCTGCGCCTGCGTGCGCAGTCTGGCGAGATCCCGATGGAGATTCCCGACTGGTGGAACAACTTCGCACACGCCGGGCACGATCAGCGCGAAAACCTGCTGCGAGCAGCCCCGCAGACGGCCGACGCGCCTGCAAAGAAGCGCCGCCGCAAAAGGCGCAAACCCGCAGCAGCCGACGGTGAAGCAGCAATGGCGGACAGCAGCGCAGAATGA
- a CDS encoding FAD-linked oxidase C-terminal domain-containing protein: MNLNEDIALGEQEADFSAVDKARVVEALARVLPPGALMYESEDLRPYECDGLAAYRALPLVVALPTTEAQVVEVLKACSALGVPVVARGAGTGLSGGALPHTHGVLLSLARFNRILKLDPHARTAVVQPGVRNLAISEAAAPHGLYYAPDPSSQIACSIGGNVAENSGGVHCLKYGLTVHNLLRVRGVTIDGEAVEFGNHALDAPGYDLLALITGSEGMLAVVTEVTVKLTPKPQLAQCVLAAFDDVIRAGDAVAAIIAAGIIPAGLEMMDQAATAAVEEFVRAGYPLDAKAILLCESDGTPEEVAEEIARVRAVLEHSGATEIRVSRDEAERMRFWAGRKAAFPAAGRISPDYYCMDGTIPRKRLGEMLSAIQDMETRYALRCINVFHAGDGNLHPLILFDANQEGELHRAEAFGAEILELSVTLGGTITGEHGVGIEKINQMCSQFKRSELHQFFRVKAAFDPAGLLNPGKAIPTLNRCAEYGRMHVKGGELPHPELPRF, from the coding sequence ATGAATCTGAATGAGGACATCGCCCTCGGCGAGCAGGAAGCGGATTTCTCCGCGGTCGACAAGGCGCGGGTGGTCGAAGCGCTCGCGCGCGTGCTTCCGCCGGGTGCCCTGATGTACGAAAGTGAGGATCTGCGGCCCTACGAGTGCGATGGCCTGGCCGCCTATCGTGCGCTGCCGCTGGTCGTTGCGCTGCCAACGACCGAGGCGCAGGTGGTTGAAGTGCTCAAGGCCTGCTCCGCGCTTGGGGTGCCGGTGGTGGCCCGGGGTGCGGGGACGGGGCTGTCGGGGGGCGCGTTGCCGCATACCCACGGGGTGCTGCTGTCACTGGCGCGTTTCAATCGCATCCTCAAGCTGGATCCGCATGCGCGTACTGCGGTCGTGCAGCCCGGGGTGCGCAATCTGGCCATTTCCGAGGCCGCCGCGCCGCACGGCCTGTATTACGCGCCGGATCCGTCGTCGCAGATTGCGTGCTCCATCGGCGGCAATGTGGCCGAAAACTCGGGCGGCGTGCATTGCCTGAAGTACGGGCTCACGGTGCACAACCTGCTCCGCGTGCGCGGCGTCACCATCGATGGCGAGGCGGTCGAGTTCGGCAACCATGCGCTCGACGCCCCCGGCTACGACCTGCTTGCGCTCATCACCGGCTCCGAGGGCATGCTGGCGGTGGTTACCGAGGTTACGGTCAAGCTCACGCCCAAGCCGCAGCTTGCGCAGTGTGTGCTCGCTGCATTCGATGACGTCATCCGCGCGGGCGATGCGGTGGCTGCGATCATTGCCGCCGGCATCATCCCGGCAGGGCTGGAGATGATGGACCAGGCGGCGACCGCGGCGGTTGAGGAGTTCGTGCGGGCCGGCTATCCGCTGGATGCCAAGGCCATCCTGCTGTGCGAGTCCGACGGTACGCCGGAGGAGGTGGCCGAAGAGATTGCCCGCGTGCGTGCGGTGCTCGAACACAGCGGCGCAACGGAAATCCGGGTGTCGCGTGACGAAGCCGAGCGGATGCGCTTCTGGGCCGGACGCAAGGCGGCGTTCCCGGCTGCAGGCCGAATCTCTCCCGACTATTACTGCATGGACGGCACGATTCCGCGCAAGCGTCTGGGCGAGATGCTGAGCGCCATCCAGGACATGGAGACGCGTTACGCACTGCGCTGCATCAACGTCTTTCACGCGGGCGACGGCAACCTGCACCCGCTGATCCTGTTCGATGCCAACCAGGAAGGCGAGCTTCACCGGGCGGAGGCGTTCGGTGCGGAGATTCTTGAGCTGTCGGTCACCCTCGGCGGCACCATCACTGGCGAGCATGGGGTGGGCATCGAAAAGATCAACCAGATGTGCTCGCAGTTCAAGCGCAGCGAACTGCATCAGTTCTTCCGCGTCAAGGCCGCATTCGATCCCGCGGGCCTGCTCAATCCGGGCAAGGCGATTCCGACCCTGAACCGCTGTGCCGAGTACGGGCGCATGCACGTAAAGGGCGGCGAGTTGCCGCATCCTGAATTGCCGCGCTTCTGA
- a CDS encoding DMT family protein, with the protein MQTAALLTLSNVFMTFAWYGHLKNLQHRAWYVAALLSWGIALFEYLLQVPANRIGATTLNLAQLKIMQEVITLVVFVPFVLIYMKQPLKLDYLWAALCMLGAVYFIFRN; encoded by the coding sequence ATGCAGACGGCCGCGCTGCTGACGCTCTCCAACGTGTTCATGACCTTCGCCTGGTATGGACACCTGAAGAACCTGCAGCACCGCGCGTGGTACGTCGCGGCACTGCTGAGCTGGGGCATCGCCCTGTTCGAATACCTGTTGCAGGTTCCGGCAAACCGGATCGGCGCCACAACGCTCAACCTTGCCCAGCTCAAGATCATGCAGGAAGTGATCACGCTGGTGGTCTTCGTCCCCTTCGTGCTGATCTACATGAAGCAGCCGCTGAAGCTGGACTATCTGTGGGCTGCGCTGTGCATGCTGGGTGCCGTGTATTTCATCTTCCGCAACTGA
- a CDS encoding NAD(P) transhydrogenase subunit alpha — MEGFAALYIFMLAAFAGYEVISRVPVILHTPLMSGSNFVHGVVLIGAMVALGHADPEDPVQLVIGFFAVFLGAANAAGGYIVTERMLAMFKPGERKEGGAK; from the coding sequence ATGGAAGGCTTTGCCGCACTCTATATTTTCATGCTGGCCGCGTTTGCCGGCTACGAAGTCATCTCGCGCGTGCCGGTGATCCTGCACACGCCACTGATGTCGGGCTCGAACTTCGTGCACGGCGTGGTGCTGATCGGTGCCATGGTCGCCCTCGGCCATGCCGACCCGGAAGACCCGGTGCAACTGGTGATCGGTTTCTTCGCGGTGTTCCTTGGGGCTGCGAATGCCGCCGGTGGCTACATCGTGACCGAGCGCATGCTGGCCATGTTCAAGCCCGGTGAGCGCAAGGAAGGGGGCGCGAAATGA
- a CDS encoding NAD(P)(+) transhydrogenase (Re/Si-specific) subunit beta has product MSSNWFVSMAYFIAAVVFILGLKAMSSPVTARRGIVWAGFAMIGATVVTFFMPGLHNVGLIVTAIVLGGGVAWWSGKTVKMTDMPQMVAIYNGMGGGAAAAIAGVELVRGAAHDGITSTLMALGAIIGAVAFSGSCVAFAKLQGIMKKAIRLPAQNNVNFFLALATFGVGLTVSYSAQPSGFEVFIFFVLALALGTVLVMPIGGADMPVVISLLNAFTGLAVGFEGFVLGNPALIVAGIVVGASGTLLTQLMAKAMNRPIKNIIFAPLTGAAAEGEGEAIEGTMKEFSALDAASVMRYASKVVIVPGYGMAVAGAQHKVWEMAQLLEEAGVEVVFAIHPVAGRMPGHMNVLLAEAGVPYDKIFDLEEINADFPQADVALVIGANDVVNPVARTDKSSPIYGMPILNVDMAHNVIVVKRGKGAGYSGIENALFYKDNCRMLYGSAQQAIGEVITHVKALEA; this is encoded by the coding sequence ATGAGTTCAAACTGGTTTGTCAGCATGGCGTACTTCATCGCCGCGGTGGTGTTCATCCTCGGCCTGAAAGCCATGAGTTCGCCGGTGACCGCAAGGCGCGGCATCGTCTGGGCCGGCTTCGCAATGATCGGCGCCACGGTGGTCACCTTCTTCATGCCGGGGCTGCACAACGTTGGGCTGATCGTCACCGCGATCGTGCTCGGCGGCGGCGTGGCCTGGTGGAGCGGCAAGACGGTGAAGATGACCGACATGCCGCAGATGGTTGCCATCTACAACGGCATGGGCGGCGGTGCGGCGGCGGCGATTGCCGGGGTCGAACTGGTGCGCGGTGCAGCGCACGACGGCATCACCTCCACCCTGATGGCGCTGGGCGCGATCATCGGTGCGGTGGCCTTCTCCGGCTCCTGCGTGGCCTTTGCCAAGCTGCAGGGGATCATGAAGAAAGCGATCCGGCTGCCGGCGCAGAACAACGTCAACTTCTTCCTCGCGCTGGCCACCTTCGGCGTGGGCCTGACGGTGAGCTACTCGGCGCAACCGAGCGGCTTTGAAGTGTTCATCTTCTTCGTGCTCGCGCTCGCGCTCGGCACGGTGCTGGTGATGCCGATCGGCGGCGCCGACATGCCGGTGGTGATCTCGCTGCTGAACGCCTTCACCGGTCTGGCCGTGGGCTTCGAAGGCTTCGTGCTCGGCAACCCCGCGCTGATCGTGGCCGGCATCGTGGTCGGTGCCTCGGGTACGCTGCTCACGCAGCTGATGGCCAAGGCGATGAACCGCCCGATCAAGAACATCATCTTCGCCCCGCTTACCGGCGCGGCGGCAGAGGGTGAGGGCGAGGCCATCGAAGGCACGATGAAGGAGTTCTCCGCGCTTGATGCCGCGTCGGTGATGCGTTACGCGAGCAAGGTCGTCATCGTGCCCGGTTACGGCATGGCGGTGGCCGGGGCGCAGCACAAGGTGTGGGAGATGGCGCAGCTGCTCGAAGAGGCCGGGGTGGAGGTGGTGTTTGCCATTCACCCGGTGGCGGGGCGGATGCCGGGGCACATGAACGTGCTGCTGGCCGAGGCCGGTGTGCCCTACGACAAGATCTTCGACCTCGAGGAGATCAACGCCGACTTCCCGCAGGCCGATGTGGCGCTGGTGATCGGTGCCAACGACGTGGTGAACCCGGTGGCGCGTACCGACAAGAGCAGCCCGATCTACGGCATGCCCATCCTCAACGTGGACATGGCGCACAACGTGATCGTGGTCAAGCGCGGCAAGGGCGCGGGCTACTCAGGCATCGAAAACGCGTTGTTCTACAAGGACAACTGCCGCATGCTGTACGGCAGTGCGCAGCAGGCCATTGGTGAGGTGATTACGCACGTGAAGGCGCTGGAGGCCTGA
- the glcF gene encoding glycolate oxidase subunit GlcF yields the protein MQTQLADFIRDTPDGREADEILRNCVHCGFCTATCPTYQLLGDELDGPRGRIYLIKQVLEGHEPTEKTRLHLDRCLTCRSCESTCPSGVQYGRLVDIGRHVVETKVPRRGADRAVRWALREFVPRAGLFGAAMKAGRMVRGMLPETLKDKVPLARPAGPWPRPRHGRRMLTLAGCVQPSMAPSINAAAARVLDTLGISLQEAPGAGCCGAVRHHLNDHEGGKADMKRNIDAWWPVIEAGDIEVIVMTASGCGSQVKDYGHILRNDPAYAEKARKVSELTRDISEVIVAEVDNLARLLAAKGNRRTPLAWHAPCSLQHGLKLRGGVERLLDAAGYDLTPVRDAHLCCGSAGTYSLLQPELSHTLRDNKLAALCEGGAGAIASANIGCITHLQAGTQTPVRHWIELLDSRLNGFPA from the coding sequence ATGCAGACCCAGCTTGCCGACTTTATTCGCGATACACCTGATGGACGCGAGGCCGACGAAATCCTGCGCAACTGCGTGCATTGTGGTTTCTGCACCGCCACCTGCCCGACCTACCAGCTGCTCGGCGATGAACTCGACGGCCCGCGTGGCCGCATCTACCTGATCAAGCAGGTGCTGGAAGGCCACGAGCCGACCGAAAAGACCCGGCTGCATCTCGACCGCTGCCTGACGTGCCGGTCTTGCGAGTCGACCTGTCCTTCGGGGGTGCAGTACGGGCGCCTGGTCGATATCGGTCGGCATGTGGTCGAGACCAAGGTGCCACGTCGAGGAGCCGATCGCGCAGTGCGCTGGGCCTTGCGCGAGTTCGTTCCGCGTGCGGGTCTGTTCGGCGCGGCGATGAAGGCGGGGCGGATGGTGCGCGGCATGTTGCCGGAGACGCTCAAGGACAAGGTTCCGCTTGCACGACCCGCAGGCCCGTGGCCGCGGCCTCGTCACGGCCGGCGCATGCTGACCCTGGCCGGTTGCGTGCAGCCCTCGATGGCGCCTTCGATCAACGCGGCGGCGGCGCGGGTGCTGGATACACTCGGTATTTCGCTGCAGGAGGCGCCGGGCGCAGGTTGCTGCGGTGCGGTGCGCCACCACCTCAACGATCACGAAGGTGGCAAGGCGGACATGAAGCGCAATATCGACGCATGGTGGCCGGTGATCGAGGCCGGCGATATCGAAGTCATCGTCATGACAGCGTCTGGATGCGGCTCCCAGGTCAAGGATTACGGGCACATTCTGCGCAACGATCCTGCATATGCCGAAAAGGCACGAAAAGTGAGTGAGCTGACGCGCGATATCAGCGAGGTCATCGTTGCCGAGGTCGACAATCTGGCGCGTCTGCTCGCCGCCAAGGGCAACAGGCGCACGCCGCTGGCATGGCATGCGCCCTGTTCGCTGCAGCACGGCCTCAAGTTGCGTGGCGGCGTCGAGCGCTTGCTGGACGCTGCGGGCTACGATCTGACGCCGGTGCGTGACGCCCATCTTTGCTGCGGTTCGGCTGGTACCTACTCGCTGCTGCAGCCCGAGCTCTCGCACACGCTGCGTGACAACAAGCTGGCGGCCCTGTGCGAAGGCGGGGCGGGCGCGATTGCGTCGGCGAACATCGGCTGCATCACACATCTGCAGGCTGGAACACAGACGCCGGTGCGGCACTGGATCGAACTGCTCGATTCGCGGCTCAACGGATTTCCGGCTTGA